A single Corynebacterium stationis DNA region contains:
- a CDS encoding ABC transporter permease, translated as MPNIDRNTDPHDLAEEFLASPGRPGQDHYIAETDETGLGAVDAVKDESAPSSQWAEAWRYLRKRPLFWVASVMILIALLLALFPSIFTSVDPRSCSLANSLNPAESGHIFGFDRQGCDIYARVIYGARASVLVGVLTTALVTIVGALIGSIAGFFGGWVDTILSRITDIFFAIPLVLAAIVVMQMFKEYRTVITVVLVLGLFGWVSIARITRGAVMSVKNEEFVQAALSIGASKWRILFSHVLPNAAAPIISYATVALGTFIVAEATLSFLGIGLPPTIVSWGGDISQAQASLRQEPMVLFYPAGALALTVLSFIMMGDVVRDALDPKARKR; from the coding sequence ATGCCTAATATCGATCGCAATACAGACCCACATGACCTCGCCGAAGAATTCTTGGCATCCCCCGGCCGCCCTGGTCAAGACCACTACATCGCTGAAACTGATGAGACTGGTCTTGGTGCCGTAGACGCTGTCAAGGATGAATCTGCTCCTTCATCGCAGTGGGCGGAAGCCTGGCGCTACCTGCGTAAGCGCCCATTGTTCTGGGTTGCCTCCGTCATGATCTTGATCGCCTTGCTGCTCGCGCTTTTTCCGTCCATTTTTACCTCGGTTGACCCACGTTCCTGCAGTCTGGCAAATTCCTTGAACCCTGCAGAATCAGGCCACATCTTTGGCTTTGACCGCCAAGGCTGCGATATCTACGCACGCGTTATCTACGGCGCACGCGCTTCGGTACTCGTAGGTGTTCTCACCACTGCTTTGGTCACCATCGTTGGCGCGCTAATCGGTTCTATTGCGGGCTTCTTCGGCGGCTGGGTTGATACCATCTTGTCGCGTATCACTGACATCTTCTTCGCTATTCCACTGGTTCTGGCAGCCATCGTGGTCATGCAGATGTTTAAGGAATACCGCACGGTTATCACCGTGGTCTTGGTGCTTGGGCTCTTTGGCTGGGTCAGCATCGCCCGTATTACCCGCGGTGCCGTGATGTCTGTTAAGAATGAAGAGTTCGTCCAGGCAGCGCTTTCGATCGGCGCATCCAAATGGCGGATCCTCTTTAGCCACGTGCTGCCTAACGCCGCAGCACCGATTATCTCCTACGCCACCGTGGCTTTGGGTACCTTCATCGTCGCTGAGGCAACACTGTCCTTCTTAGGTATTGGCCTTCCGCCCACCATTGTTTCGTGGGGTGGAGATATTTCCCAAGCTCAGGCATCACTGCGTCAAGAACCTATGGTCTTGTTCTACCCTGCTGGTGCGCTGGCTTTGACCGTATTGAGCTTTATCATGATGGGCGATGTTGTTCGTGACGCGCTCGATCCAAAGGCAAGGAAGCGATAA